The following proteins are encoded in a genomic region of Methanoculleus bourgensis MS2:
- a CDS encoding DUF2795 domain-containing protein has translation MPEERPSVKGGQASAAQAASVEALSASAFQKFLGGMDYPAGKQDMISHAQKNKAPDAVIQVLEMFEDKTYHSAADVSKEFGRVK, from the coding sequence ATGCCGGAAGAACGACCGTCAGTTAAGGGTGGACAGGCCTCTGCAGCACAGGCCGCATCTGTTGAAGCGCTGAGCGCATCCGCATTCCAGAAGTTCCTCGGAGGCATGGACTACCCCGCCGGGAAGCAGGACATGATCAGCCATGCCCAGAAGAACAAGGCGCCGGACGCGGTGATCCAGGTCCTGGAGATGTTCGAGGACAAGACGTACCACTCTGCGGCAGACGTAAGCAAGGAGTTTGGCAGGGTCAAATAA
- a CDS encoding AMP-binding protein → MADDEEKPMSYEDLCANFKIDVPEYYNFGFDVIDAWAKKDRNRLAMIWTDQKGNEKKYTFFDLMRLSNQAVNICIKYGIKKGDRVMLMLPRTPEWWIFTIALIKLGAVYCPATTMLTPKDLEYRIQAANIRMIITMAEHADKVEEIRDECPTLRVRLMIDGTRDGWVSYPVELDYPAPCSHKLVNLPGLHRTKSTDPLLIFFTSGTTGEPKMVVHDHSYPLGHLVTGRVWHDLHGNDLHLTISDTGWGKSAWGKLFGQWIVGACIFVYDIRGRFHATEILPLLERYGVTTFCCPPTIYRMLILADLDKFDLADLRHCCSAGEPLNPEVIRAWEEGTGRTIYEGYGQTETVLCIGTFPGMKCKPGSMGRPSPGWHIELHDDDGNVVGIGEEGRIAVKLDPRPVGLFRGYLNNEEENQRVFQNGFYYTGDKACMDEDGYFWFIGRDDDVIKSSGYRIGPFEVESALMEHSAVQEAAVVGSPDVIRGLIVKAFIVLKPGYRPTETLVKDIQKHVKRVTAPYKYPRAIEFVSELPKTISGKIKRHELRELEMKRSMENNSHDSRSSRKCGE, encoded by the coding sequence ATGGCGGATGATGAAGAAAAACCGATGTCCTACGAAGACCTCTGCGCGAATTTCAAGATAGACGTCCCTGAATACTACAATTTCGGCTTCGACGTGATCGACGCATGGGCGAAGAAGGACCGGAACCGGCTTGCCATGATCTGGACCGACCAGAAGGGAAACGAGAAGAAATACACCTTCTTCGACCTCATGCGCCTCTCGAACCAGGCGGTCAACATCTGCATAAAATACGGCATCAAGAAAGGCGACCGGGTCATGCTGATGCTCCCCCGGACTCCTGAATGGTGGATCTTTACAATCGCCCTCATCAAACTCGGCGCCGTATACTGCCCCGCGACGACGATGCTGACGCCCAAAGACCTGGAGTACCGCATCCAGGCGGCGAACATCAGGATGATCATCACCATGGCCGAGCATGCGGATAAGGTCGAGGAGATCCGGGACGAGTGCCCGACATTGCGGGTCCGGCTCATGATCGACGGCACGAGAGACGGGTGGGTCAGCTACCCCGTCGAGCTCGACTACCCCGCGCCCTGTTCGCACAAACTGGTGAACCTCCCGGGGCTGCACCGGACCAAATCGACCGACCCGCTGCTGATCTTCTTCACCTCCGGCACCACCGGCGAGCCGAAGATGGTGGTCCACGACCACTCCTACCCGCTCGGGCACCTCGTCACCGGGCGCGTGTGGCATGACCTGCACGGAAACGATCTCCACCTGACGATCTCGGATACCGGCTGGGGCAAGAGCGCGTGGGGGAAACTCTTCGGCCAGTGGATCGTCGGCGCGTGCATCTTCGTCTACGATATCAGGGGCCGGTTCCACGCCACCGAGATCCTGCCGCTGCTGGAGCGCTACGGGGTCACGACGTTCTGCTGCCCCCCGACCATCTACCGGATGCTGATCCTCGCCGACCTCGATAAGTTTGATCTTGCCGACCTCCGGCACTGCTGCAGCGCCGGCGAACCGCTCAACCCCGAGGTGATCCGGGCATGGGAGGAGGGGACCGGCAGGACGATCTACGAGGGCTACGGCCAGACCGAGACGGTGCTCTGTATCGGGACGTTCCCGGGCATGAAGTGTAAACCCGGTTCCATGGGGAGGCCCTCGCCGGGCTGGCATATCGAACTCCACGATGACGACGGAAATGTGGTCGGCATCGGGGAGGAGGGGCGCATCGCGGTCAAACTGGATCCACGCCCGGTCGGGCTCTTCCGCGGCTACCTGAACAACGAAGAGGAGAATCAGCGGGTCTTTCAGAACGGGTTCTACTACACCGGCGACAAGGCGTGCATGGATGAGGACGGCTACTTCTGGTTCATCGGCCGCGATGACGACGTCATCAAGTCCTCCGGCTACCGTATCGGGCCCTTTGAGGTGGAGAGCGCGCTCATGGAGCACTCCGCCGTGCAGGAAGCGGCGGTCGTCGGGTCGCCCGACGTGATCAGGGGGCTGATCGTCAAGGCGTTCATCGTCCTCAAACCCGGGTACCGGCCCACTGAGACACTGGTCAAGGATATCCAGAAGCACGTCAAGCGGGTGACGGCGCCCTACAAGTATCCCCGCGCGATCGAGTTTGTGTCAGAGCTCCCAAAGACGATCTCGGGCAAGATCAAGCGGCATGAACTCCGTGAACTGGAGATGAAGCGGTCTATGGAGAACAACTCCCACGACTCCCGTTCGTCCAGGAAATGCGGGGAGTGA
- a CDS encoding TATA-box-binding protein: MDEKGYESLKIENIVASGVIADSIDLEIISNKIKNCELNSKRFPGAVYRIEKPKIASLIFSSGKVVLTGIRRKEDLPVGLNIIMESLRDAGIETYDVPQVAVTNIVCSYDMGRYINLNKVVITLNLENIEYEPEQFPGLVYRIEDPKIVALLFSSGKIILTGGKNIEDIKKGLDFLEQRLETIM, from the coding sequence ATGGATGAGAAGGGATACGAGTCACTGAAAATTGAGAACATTGTTGCTTCCGGGGTGATTGCCGACTCGATCGACCTCGAAATAATATCTAATAAAATAAAAAACTGCGAGCTGAATTCGAAGAGGTTCCCCGGGGCGGTCTACCGTATCGAGAAACCGAAGATTGCGTCCCTGATTTTCTCCTCCGGGAAAGTGGTGCTCACTGGTATCAGGAGGAAAGAGGATCTCCCTGTTGGTCTTAACATCATCATGGAATCGCTCCGGGACGCCGGCATTGAGACCTACGATGTGCCGCAGGTCGCGGTTACGAACATCGTCTGCTCGTATGACATGGGCAGGTACATTAACTTAAACAAGGTGGTAATCACCCTCAACCTCGAGAACATCGAGTACGAACCCGAGCAGTTTCCGGGACTCGTATACCGTATCGAGGATCCGAAGATTGTTGCCCTCCTCTTCAGTTCCGGCAAGATTATCCTGACCGGCGGGAAGAACATCGAGGATATCAAGAAGGGGCTCGATTTCCTGGAGCAGCGGCTCGAAACCATTATGTGA
- a CDS encoding DEAD/DEAH box helicase, with product MAHTSAPLPRSAPETAADLLDPEVREVARRRGFVELSEAQEQAIPLLLEGRNLILVAPTGTGKTESAMFPVFDRLLGTAGPGFKALYITPLRSLNRDILSRMEWWCRELGLSVGVRHGDTPQNDRRKQSLNPPDLLITTPETLQALFMGKRLREHLKNVRYVVVDEIHELADSKRGAQLAVALERLAAYAGEFQRIGLSATVGNPDEIGRYLCGTRPFSLAEVPVASHLDISVRFAGEDFATQTRAVGRCLDAPGSTLVFVNTRVTAEALGHELFPRGDVEVHHGSLSRDVRVDAEERFRTGDIRTLIATSSMELGIDIGHIEHVVQFGSPRQVSRLVQRVGRAGHRLDAVSRGTVLATGFDDLLESFVIARRAKANECERIVPPAGAADVLANQVAAIAVEYGEIEVSRVREIVEASSVFAGCGPLLDAVCRQMAEHRLIRLDGSRIIRTGRARRYLIENLSMIHDERKMEVFDIVSRRTVGTLDESFVVGWMHTGAVFITKGQLWQVLEMEDGRISVEPATRANGEVPSWEGEQIPVPFAVAREVGALRRTRTFDRYSSVPGAIAYAERSLARMDQGNYPVPSDRLVTLENTDEGVVCNVCGGHKANEALARALSVLLSARYGSTVGIEVGAYRFLLRLPENVRALEVQETIAGLEPAHLPGVLKLALKRTALFKWKLVQVAKKFGAIDADADYERFSIHRLIGLFDDTVIADEAYRELFSNYMDVDAAQEILSRVQDGRIAVTTGGLSPLGSEGLSSSRDMIPPPLIDQAVIGTLMRRLEKEDVVLFCMHCRKWKSRTVIERVPDRPQCPLCNARLIAALKPWDEQFIPAMRKKNKSEEERAIEVRFLRNANIVLSSGRKAVTALAAKGVGPEAASRILATLTEGDAFYREILKAERNYVRTHRFW from the coding sequence ATGGCACATACGTCGGCTCCCCTGCCACGCTCTGCCCCGGAGACGGCGGCTGACCTCCTCGACCCGGAGGTGCGGGAGGTCGCCCGGAGACGGGGGTTTGTCGAACTCTCGGAGGCCCAGGAGCAGGCCATCCCGCTGCTCCTTGAGGGGAGAAACCTGATCCTGGTGGCGCCGACCGGCACGGGAAAGACCGAGAGCGCGATGTTTCCGGTCTTCGACCGGCTTCTTGGGACCGCCGGACCCGGGTTTAAGGCGCTCTACATCACGCCCCTCCGGTCCCTGAACCGGGACATCCTCTCAAGGATGGAGTGGTGGTGCCGGGAACTCGGGCTCTCGGTCGGGGTCAGGCACGGGGACACCCCGCAGAACGATCGAAGGAAACAGTCGCTCAATCCTCCTGACCTGCTCATCACGACGCCCGAGACCCTGCAGGCGCTCTTCATGGGCAAACGCCTCCGCGAGCACTTGAAGAATGTCAGGTACGTCGTCGTCGACGAGATCCACGAACTCGCAGACAGCAAACGGGGAGCCCAGCTCGCGGTGGCGCTCGAACGGCTGGCCGCCTACGCGGGGGAGTTCCAGCGGATCGGGCTCTCGGCGACCGTGGGAAACCCGGACGAGATCGGCCGGTACCTCTGCGGGACCAGACCGTTCTCGCTTGCCGAGGTGCCGGTCGCAAGCCATCTCGATATCAGTGTCCGGTTTGCCGGGGAAGACTTCGCAACCCAGACACGGGCCGTCGGCAGATGCCTGGACGCGCCCGGCTCCACCCTGGTCTTCGTCAACACCCGGGTGACCGCCGAAGCCCTCGGGCACGAGCTCTTTCCCCGCGGCGACGTCGAGGTCCACCACGGTTCACTCTCCCGGGACGTCAGGGTCGATGCCGAGGAGCGGTTCAGGACGGGCGATATCCGGACGCTCATCGCCACATCCTCGATGGAACTCGGGATCGATATCGGGCACATCGAGCACGTCGTCCAGTTCGGCTCCCCCCGGCAGGTCTCGCGCCTGGTGCAGCGGGTCGGCCGGGCCGGCCACCGCCTCGACGCCGTCTCGCGGGGCACCGTCCTCGCCACGGGGTTTGACGACCTCCTGGAGTCGTTCGTGATCGCCCGCCGGGCAAAGGCGAACGAGTGCGAGCGGATCGTCCCGCCAGCCGGTGCCGCCGACGTGCTCGCCAACCAGGTGGCTGCGATCGCGGTCGAGTACGGGGAGATCGAGGTCTCCCGCGTCCGGGAGATCGTCGAGGCGTCGAGCGTCTTTGCCGGGTGCGGGCCGCTGCTTGACGCCGTCTGCAGGCAGATGGCGGAACACCGCCTGATCAGGCTCGACGGGTCGCGGATCATCCGGACCGGGCGGGCGCGGCGCTACCTCATCGAGAACCTCTCGATGATCCACGATGAGCGGAAGATGGAGGTCTTCGATATCGTCTCGCGCCGCACGGTCGGGACCCTGGACGAGTCGTTCGTCGTCGGGTGGATGCACACCGGCGCGGTCTTCATCACAAAGGGCCAGCTCTGGCAGGTGCTCGAGATGGAGGACGGCAGGATCTCGGTCGAACCGGCCACCAGGGCGAACGGTGAGGTCCCGTCGTGGGAGGGGGAGCAGATCCCGGTGCCGTTCGCCGTCGCCCGGGAGGTCGGGGCGCTCCGGAGGACCCGGACGTTCGACCGGTATTCAAGCGTTCCCGGCGCGATCGCCTACGCTGAACGGTCGCTTGCCCGGATGGACCAGGGCAACTACCCGGTCCCCTCGGACCGTCTGGTCACCCTCGAAAACACTGACGAGGGGGTGGTCTGCAACGTCTGCGGCGGGCATAAGGCGAACGAGGCGCTCGCACGGGCGCTCTCGGTCCTCCTCTCGGCCCGCTACGGCTCGACCGTCGGGATCGAGGTCGGCGCCTACCGGTTCCTCCTCCGCCTGCCCGAGAACGTCAGGGCGCTTGAGGTCCAGGAGACCATCGCCGGGCTCGAGCCCGCGCACCTCCCCGGGGTCCTGAAACTCGCTCTGAAGCGGACGGCGCTCTTTAAGTGGAAACTGGTGCAGGTGGCGAAGAAGTTCGGCGCCATCGATGCGGACGCCGACTACGAGCGGTTCAGCATCCACCGGCTCATCGGTCTCTTCGACGATACCGTCATCGCGGACGAGGCCTACCGGGAGCTCTTCAGCAACTACATGGACGTGGACGCGGCGCAGGAGATCCTCTCCCGGGTCCAGGACGGCCGGATCGCCGTCACCACCGGCGGGTTGAGCCCGCTCGGGAGTGAGGGGCTCTCGTCGTCACGAGACATGATCCCGCCGCCGCTGATCGACCAGGCGGTGATCGGGACGCTGATGCGCCGCCTTGAGAAGGAGGACGTCGTCCTCTTCTGCATGCATTGCCGGAAGTGGAAGAGCCGGACCGTCATCGAGCGGGTCCCTGACCGGCCGCAGTGCCCGCTCTGCAACGCCCGCCTCATCGCCGCGCTGAAGCCCTGGGACGAGCAGTTCATCCCGGCGATGAGGAAGAAGAACAAGTCCGAAGAGGAGCGGGCGATCGAGGTCAGGTTCCTCCGGAACGCAAACATCGTCCTCTCAAGCGGCAGGAAGGCGGTGACCGCCCTCGCCGCAAAGGGCGTCGGCCCGGAAGCGGCGTCCCGGATCCTCGCCACCCTGACCGAAGGGGACGCCTTCTACCGCGAGATCCTGAAGGCGGAGAGGAACTACGTCAGGACGCACCGGTTCTGGTAG
- a CDS encoding metallophosphoesterase, translated as MRLHFVENGPALLVEHDRRVLVIADLHMGIESGLERHGVHVTSRSAARRDRVLACIEETEPDLLLLLGDVKHNVPVTSRQEYLELPGILDAFRDRVPLQIAPGNHDGGIGRFLEPGELLPPDGAIIDDIGYLHGHTHPDPGLFGHLIILGHHHPVVSLLDTVGCAARARPAYLYSGLAASCLPEETQPESRTRLLFVPAFNEFAGGIDIGRLRGSGLGPLSRCIDEKTAEVFLADGTYVGSPATLCPGDGG; from the coding sequence ATGCGCCTGCATTTTGTTGAGAACGGCCCGGCTCTCCTGGTCGAGCACGACCGGCGCGTGCTGGTCATCGCCGACCTGCACATGGGCATCGAATCGGGCCTCGAACGTCACGGCGTCCACGTAACGAGCCGGAGCGCCGCCCGGAGAGACCGGGTGCTCGCCTGCATCGAGGAGACGGAGCCCGACCTCCTTCTCCTCCTCGGTGACGTCAAACACAACGTCCCGGTCACGAGCAGGCAGGAGTACCTGGAACTCCCCGGCATCCTCGATGCGTTCCGGGACCGCGTGCCGCTCCAGATCGCGCCCGGGAACCATGACGGCGGTATCGGCCGGTTCCTCGAACCCGGAGAACTCCTGCCCCCTGACGGTGCGATCATCGACGATATCGGCTACCTCCACGGCCACACCCACCCCGACCCCGGACTCTTCGGCCACCTCATCATCCTCGGCCACCACCACCCGGTCGTGTCGCTTCTGGATACCGTCGGATGTGCCGCACGCGCCCGGCCGGCCTACCTCTACTCAGGGCTCGCCGCATCCTGCCTCCCGGAGGAGACGCAGCCTGAGAGCCGCACCCGGCTCCTCTTCGTCCCGGCCTTCAACGAGTTTGCAGGCGGCATCGATATCGGGCGGCTGCGGGGGAGCGGGCTTGGCCCCCTCTCCCGGTGCATAGACGAGAAGACTGCGGAGGTGTTTTTAGCGGATGGCACATACGTCGGCTCCCCTGCCACGCTCTGCCCCGGAGACGGCGGCTGA
- a CDS encoding replication factor C small subunit yields MEGNHTIWIEKYRPRRLDEMVGQQDIVVRLQSYVRTGNLPHLLFTGSAGIGKTTAAVALARELFGDSWQMNFREMNASDERGIDVVRNQIKEFARTSPLAGATFKVLFLDEADALTTDAQAALRRTMETYARTCRFILSCNYSSKIIDPIQSRCAIYRFRPLDREAVIEEITRIAAIEGLTVTEGALDAIVYVASGDMRKAINALQGAAILRPEIDEEMIYEITATARPDEIDELLDLSMEGRFDEAEQALSELIRGRGIAPNELINQCYRSLVRRDLPRPLKVRLIDALGETDFRLSEGASSDIQMEALLAKFVLAAEQHR; encoded by the coding sequence ATGGAAGGTAACCACACCATCTGGATAGAGAAGTATCGGCCAAGAAGGCTCGACGAGATGGTCGGACAGCAGGACATCGTGGTGCGCCTTCAATCCTACGTGAGGACCGGCAACCTGCCGCATCTCCTCTTCACCGGGAGCGCCGGGATCGGTAAGACGACCGCCGCAGTGGCGCTTGCGCGGGAGCTCTTCGGCGACTCCTGGCAGATGAACTTCCGGGAGATGAACGCATCCGATGAGCGCGGTATCGACGTCGTCAGGAACCAGATCAAGGAGTTTGCCCGGACGTCGCCGCTCGCCGGAGCGACGTTTAAGGTCCTCTTCCTGGATGAGGCTGACGCGCTCACCACGGATGCACAGGCAGCTCTCCGGAGGACCATGGAGACCTACGCCCGGACCTGCCGGTTCATCCTCTCGTGCAACTACTCCTCAAAGATCATCGACCCCATCCAGAGCCGGTGCGCCATCTACCGGTTCAGGCCGCTTGACCGGGAGGCGGTCATCGAGGAGATCACGAGGATCGCCGCCATCGAGGGGCTCACCGTCACGGAGGGGGCGCTTGACGCCATCGTCTACGTCGCCTCAGGGGATATGAGGAAGGCCATCAACGCCCTGCAGGGGGCTGCCATCCTCCGGCCCGAGATCGATGAGGAGATGATCTACGAGATCACCGCGACGGCCCGCCCGGACGAGATCGACGAACTCCTTGACCTCTCGATGGAGGGGCGGTTCGACGAGGCCGAGCAGGCGCTCTCTGAACTGATCCGCGGCCGGGGCATCGCCCCGAACGAACTGATCAACCAGTGCTACCGCTCACTGGTCAGGCGTGACCTGCCCCGGCCGCTCAAGGTGAGACTGATAGATGCTCTCGGCGAGACCGATTTCCGCCTCTCGGAGGGAGCGAGCAGCGATATCCAGATGGAGGCGCTGCTTGCTAAGTTCGTCCTTGCCGCAGAGCAGCACAGGTGA
- a CDS encoding LAGLIDADG family homing endonuclease produces MPEEVTVEVTDVVGEWTKFLKKQYKRELAELSREYPHNRSLIIDYRTILNNRLAFELLRSPGKVIGDIRDAIIQNKLIKLKDGEDPELLNIRFTNLPQRTDVRDIRAEQINTFVAIEGILRKTTEVRPRIVSAVFRCRSCGKLTDPVIQGYGRFDEPDFCPNCERKTRLDLVMNRCRFVDTQKLRIQESPEGLRGGEQPQTLDVDATDDLTGQVAPGDRVVVNGILRSVQRVNYGQKSTLFDIYLECNFIEIAEKEFEEIAISEEDEAEIKALARDPMIYKKITRSIAPTIYGTDDVKEAIALQLFGGIAKDMPDGSRLRGDIHVLLVGDPGIAKSQILRYVVKLSPRGIYTSGKSSTSAGLTATAVKDEFGDGRWTLEAGALVLADMGIAAVDEMDKMAKEDRSALHEAMEQQCYDSETEVLTADGWKLFRDVTTDDRVATLSPDGRLEYAHPSNFVASEYDGELYYVKSRQVDLAVTPNHRMYVNLNRRADEWEGYRLIRMDEIPVHKRMRFKKNAVWAGERQDTYEIPPVVKFANQNSRGRLTDPILVGMDDWLEFLGYFLSEGSVQRHYQTRVPYRVVVSQKNPESAGKIRQCLERLPFRFSYDGVNFAINAKQLAEHLAPFGKCHEKYVPDYAKRLPPEQIGILLDALMLGDGYVNKTTGVSIYTTSSKVLADDVTELLLKKGWSGNVYRMREAGTVVPNPRGGTSTVTHDIYQVTFIRDGQNEPNVNTNGQRHIERRLYKGMVYCLEVPNHTLYVRRNGIPVWCGNSISLAKAGITATLKSRCALLGAANPKLGRFDQFVPIAEQINMPPSLLSRFDLIFVMTDQPEAERDGAIANHIIKTHSVGELIKQHEYSPLPDVDEEYIERALAPVTPDIDPVLLRKYIAYAKRTCFPILSDGAKEALIAYYMRLRNLASGNKPVPVTARQLEAQVRLAEASARMRLSNTVDTEDTDRILRIVDACLRQVAYDAESGSFDIDKLVTGVTKSQRDIIRSVKETIRNLSGESGGQAKVDEVIDILIQQGFSRDKIEYTIEQLKRGGELLEPRHGLIKLIG; encoded by the coding sequence GTGCCTGAAGAGGTAACCGTCGAGGTCACCGATGTCGTCGGTGAGTGGACGAAATTTTTAAAGAAGCAGTACAAGCGGGAGCTCGCCGAGCTCTCCCGCGAGTATCCCCATAACCGGTCGCTCATCATCGATTACCGGACGATCCTGAATAACCGGCTGGCGTTTGAGCTCCTGCGGAGTCCGGGGAAGGTCATCGGGGATATCAGGGATGCGATCATCCAGAACAAACTCATCAAGCTCAAGGATGGCGAGGACCCCGAGCTTCTCAATATCAGGTTCACGAACCTGCCGCAGAGGACCGATGTCCGGGATATCAGGGCCGAGCAGATCAACACCTTCGTCGCAATCGAGGGGATCCTCCGAAAGACCACCGAGGTGCGCCCCCGGATCGTCAGTGCGGTCTTCCGGTGCCGGTCCTGCGGGAAACTCACCGATCCGGTCATCCAGGGCTACGGGCGGTTCGATGAACCGGATTTCTGCCCGAACTGTGAGAGGAAGACCCGCCTTGACCTGGTCATGAACCGGTGCCGGTTCGTCGATACCCAGAAACTCAGGATCCAGGAGTCGCCCGAGGGTCTCAGGGGCGGCGAGCAGCCCCAGACGCTTGATGTCGATGCCACCGACGACCTCACCGGCCAGGTTGCGCCCGGCGACCGGGTTGTGGTGAACGGCATCCTGCGGTCGGTGCAGAGGGTCAACTACGGCCAGAAGAGCACGCTCTTTGACATCTACCTTGAGTGCAACTTCATCGAGATCGCGGAGAAGGAGTTTGAGGAGATCGCGATCAGCGAGGAGGACGAGGCTGAGATCAAAGCGCTCGCCCGCGATCCGATGATCTACAAAAAGATCACCCGGTCGATCGCGCCGACGATCTACGGCACCGATGACGTGAAGGAGGCGATCGCGCTCCAGCTCTTCGGCGGCATCGCAAAGGATATGCCGGACGGTTCCCGTCTCCGCGGCGATATCCACGTCCTCCTGGTCGGTGACCCGGGTATAGCAAAGAGTCAGATCCTCCGCTACGTCGTGAAACTCTCGCCCCGCGGGATCTACACGAGCGGTAAGTCGTCGACATCGGCCGGTCTGACGGCGACGGCGGTCAAGGACGAGTTCGGCGACGGCCGCTGGACGCTCGAGGCCGGTGCGCTGGTCCTTGCGGATATGGGGATCGCGGCCGTCGATGAGATGGATAAGATGGCGAAGGAGGACCGGAGCGCGCTGCACGAGGCGATGGAGCAGCAGTGCTACGATAGCGAGACCGAGGTCCTCACGGCGGATGGGTGGAAGTTATTCCGGGACGTAACCACGGACGATCGTGTCGCGACGCTCTCCCCCGACGGCAGGCTTGAGTATGCACATCCGTCTAATTTTGTGGCGTCTGAGTATGACGGGGAACTCTACTATGTCAAATCGCGGCAGGTGGATCTCGCGGTCACGCCGAACCACCGGATGTACGTCAACCTGAACCGGCGTGCCGACGAGTGGGAGGGCTACCGGCTTATCCGCATGGACGAGATCCCTGTCCATAAGCGGATGCGGTTCAAGAAGAACGCTGTATGGGCGGGAGAGCGGCAGGATACTTACGAGATTCCGCCCGTCGTTAAGTTCGCGAACCAGAACTCCAGAGGAAGGCTTACTGATCCTATCCTTGTCGGGATGGATGACTGGCTTGAGTTCCTGGGCTACTTCCTCTCCGAAGGGTCGGTCCAGCGGCACTACCAGACCAGGGTTCCTTACCGCGTAGTCGTATCGCAGAAGAATCCCGAATCGGCCGGGAAGATCCGGCAGTGTCTCGAACGGCTGCCGTTCCGGTTCTCCTACGACGGCGTGAACTTCGCGATCAACGCAAAGCAGCTTGCAGAGCACCTTGCACCGTTCGGCAAATGCCACGAGAAGTACGTCCCCGACTATGCTAAACGCCTCCCCCCTGAGCAGATCGGGATACTGCTCGACGCGCTCATGCTTGGGGACGGTTACGTCAACAAAACGACTGGAGTCTCGATATACACCACTTCCTCGAAAGTCCTTGCCGACGACGTCACCGAACTCCTGTTGAAGAAGGGATGGTCCGGGAACGTTTACCGTATGCGGGAGGCCGGAACCGTCGTACCCAACCCACGGGGCGGAACCTCGACTGTGACCCACGATATCTACCAGGTGACCTTCATCCGCGACGGTCAGAACGAGCCGAACGTCAACACAAACGGACAGCGGCATATCGAGAGACGACTGTATAAGGGCATGGTCTACTGCCTTGAGGTCCCGAACCACACCCTGTATGTCCGGCGCAACGGGATACCGGTCTGGTGCGGCAACTCGATCTCGCTCGCCAAGGCCGGCATCACCGCGACCCTGAAGTCCCGGTGTGCGCTCCTCGGTGCGGCGAACCCGAAACTCGGGCGGTTCGATCAGTTTGTCCCGATCGCCGAACAGATCAACATGCCCCCGTCGCTCCTCTCGCGGTTCGACCTCATCTTCGTGATGACCGACCAGCCTGAGGCCGAGCGCGACGGGGCTATCGCGAACCACATCATCAAGACGCATTCCGTCGGCGAGTTGATCAAGCAGCACGAGTACTCGCCGCTGCCCGACGTCGACGAGGAGTACATCGAGCGTGCGCTTGCGCCCGTCACCCCGGACATCGATCCAGTGCTCCTGCGCAAGTACATCGCCTATGCAAAACGGACCTGCTTCCCCATCCTCTCCGACGGCGCGAAGGAGGCGCTGATCGCCTACTACATGCGGCTCCGGAACCTCGCGAGCGGGAACAAACCGGTCCCGGTGACTGCCCGGCAGCTCGAGGCGCAGGTCCGCCTTGCTGAGGCGAGCGCCAGGATGCGGCTCTCAAACACTGTCGATACCGAGGATACCGACCGGATCCTCCGCATCGTTGATGCCTGTCTCCGGCAGGTCGCCTACGATGCAGAGAGCGGGAGTTTCGATATCGATAAACTCGTGACCGGCGTCACGAAGTCGCAGCGCGATATCATCAGGTCGGTCAAGGAGACCATCAGGAATCTCTCCGGGGAATCCGGCGGCCAGGCGAAGGTCGATGAGGTCATCGATATCCTGATTCAGCAGGGCTTCTCCCGCGACAAGATCGAGTACACCATCGAGCAGCTGAAACGGGGCGGGGAGCTGCTCGAACCCCGGCACGGGCTTATCAAGCTGATCGGATAG
- a CDS encoding type II toxin-antitoxin system HicB family antitoxin, with the protein MKTLKIIVEKHPDGYVAYPLGLKGVVVAEGETYEEALAEVKSAIRFHIETFGNDAFENDDIMETFVAEVAV; encoded by the coding sequence ATGAAGACCTTAAAGATCATCGTCGAGAAGCACCCTGACGGCTATGTCGCCTACCCCCTGGGTCTCAAAGGAGTCGTCGTTGCGGAGGGGGAGACCTACGAAGAAGCACTTGCTGAGGTGAAATCCGCCATACGGTTTCACATCGAGACCTTCGGGAACGACGCGTTCGAGAACGACGACATCATGGAGACCTTCGTTGCCGAAGTCGCCGTCTAG
- a CDS encoding type II toxin-antitoxin system HicA family toxin — translation MKFPHDVPQRKVLKAPGALRFEVVRRANHIALVRNNPGGTTTPLTMPNHPKLKGPTLRSICTQAGIPREEFLRVYEQS, via the coding sequence ATGAAGTTTCCGCACGATGTGCCCCAGCGAAAGGTGCTGAAGGCGCCGGGAGCGCTCAGGTTTGAGGTCGTCAGGAGGGCGAACCATATCGCGCTTGTCCGCAACAATCCAGGTGGCACAACGACACCGCTCACGATGCCGAATCACCCCAAACTCAAAGGCCCGACCCTGCGGAGCATCTGCACGCAGGCGGGAATTCCGCGCGAAGAGTTCCTGCGGGTGTATGAGCAGAGTTAA